In Burkholderia sp. GAS332, one DNA window encodes the following:
- a CDS encoding Protein of unknown function (manually curated), whose translation MVVVLLCVVTGCSRGTGSDSGTVAASAEHEPMGLKLNGLNYTEVPIGDFYVNGTWGAAIPSRIGSWGSKIICCVSLPHEWHPGLTVTVQWQDDNLYKKDPDAMAHREVAVEKYEYFSDGFLWVLFFPNDKIKVYASPWMPGFPDFPEGLQEPGESCPDHFTLKNSDPRCPKPDPRI comes from the coding sequence TTGGTTGTGGTTTTGCTATGCGTGGTCACGGGGTGTTCGCGGGGGACGGGATCGGATTCGGGAACAGTTGCAGCTTCAGCGGAACACGAGCCGATGGGGCTCAAGCTTAATGGCCTGAATTACACGGAAGTTCCGATCGGCGATTTTTACGTCAACGGAACTTGGGGCGCGGCGATTCCCAGCCGAATCGGAAGTTGGGGAAGCAAGATTATCTGTTGTGTCTCATTGCCTCACGAATGGCATCCTGGGCTGACGGTCACGGTGCAGTGGCAAGACGACAACTTGTATAAGAAGGATCCGGATGCTATGGCACATCGGGAGGTAGCCGTCGAGAAATATGAGTACTTCTCGGATGGATTTTTGTGGGTGCTGTTTTTTCCCAATGACAAGATCAAGGTTTATGCATCGCCATGGATGCCAGGATTTCCTGATTTTCCGGAGGGCCTGCAAGAGCCGGGCGAGTCCTGCCCTGATCACTTCACGCTGAAGAACAGTGACCCTCGTTGTCCGAAACCCGATCCGAGGATCTAG